One window of the Salvia miltiorrhiza cultivar Shanhuang (shh) chromosome 6, IMPLAD_Smil_shh, whole genome shotgun sequence genome contains the following:
- the LOC130990340 gene encoding uncharacterized protein LOC130990340: MFHYGNKMLQRMHIATLCRDNVVGPEVINAWAMYLNSNEELKADTSPTRFFASVEICSESIVQPPSSWTFNRCREIFFRLLSDELTRPQPLSVAAIDLFFFPVFRVMNFFVVCLDLKKEKVYVLDSRNEAQSHCRTEKYMSAVDDVKQMLGDYFGSLGHVHKSTIAKRAKMMIPPLKWGDSKNINDSGVYMMRHMETFMGESPAL; the protein is encoded by the exons ATGTTCCATTACGGAAACAAAATGCTTCAGAGAATGCACATTGCAACACTATGCAGAGACAATGTGGTAGGTCCTGAAGTCATTAATGCTTGGGCAATGTATTTGAATAGCAATGAGGAGCTCAAGGCAGATACATCGCCAACACGATTCTTTGCGTCCGTTGAAATTTGC TCGGAATCGATTGTGCAACCACCAAGTAGTTGGACCTTCAATAGATGCCGAGAAATATTTTTTAGGCTTCTATCGGATGAACTAACTAGGCCGCAGCCATTATCTGTAGCAGCCATAGATTTG TTCTTTTTCCCTGTGTTTAGAGTTATGAATTTTTTTGTGGTGTGCTTGGACCTTAAAAAAGAGAAGGTGTACGTGTTAGACAGTCGGAATGAGGCGCAAAGTCATTGCCGAACTGAAAAATATATGTCAGCAGTTGATGATGTG AAGCAAATGCTTGGAGACTACTTTGGCTCTTTGGGTCATGTGCACAAGAGCACCATTGCCAAACGCGCAAAGATGATGATACCACCGTTGAAATGGGGGGACTCGAAGAACATAAATGACTCAGGCGTATATATGATGCGACACATGGAGACGTTTATGGGTGAGTCTCCAGCCTTATAG
- the LOC130990609 gene encoding protein FAR1-RELATED SEQUENCE 5-like, which translates to MDNPDSEQEGEIECDAKSYLPVCDSRKKPYMGQQFTSVNDAYQFYKKYGSASGFGTRLGSAKKGKHGQILYRYFICTREGYKPESQKDVTESSTRKTKRRRKPSTRNSCKATIKVNLRDEDGKYVVTRFDESHNHELVSEECRPFMKQNRKIDQSHQMIMLRCAKANIGSMRAFRIFKELVGGYDDVGCTSKDFKNLSYDINSHADGFDAQLLLDRFISKRDCDDGFKCEYLTDEFDKVKSLFWCDSIGVQNYSVFGDAVSFDATYSTNSKIHDVVWSDFEKKWAEVLDEYELEDHTWFQDMFSKRTYWIPAYFRELSMSGLFRTTSLSESENSFFRKYFNHTSNLAAFYIHFESAMDAQRQTFKQLCMVDQTTVPQLKTNSPLERHTAVIYTRNKFLEVQIEIMEGVNRCCIKTMDTDDEEHRYAIDDRSNGVFHVVHIMSEDTITCSCKHFVKSGLPCRHMFAVMRNMGLKAIPSKYIVHKWLKVASAGVLSCLNTKSRNKSLLAEAFRCIGIADGNDALTDSLFEQLRLWADTHSKDVPEPSTAAGKERMFEIFYGSKLPTVVNVHPPDAVRTKGSGKRLKSRFEVEAEKAKKPKRMCKKCGRQCST; encoded by the exons ATGGATAACCCAg ATTCAGAGCAAGAAGGCGAAATAGAATGTGACGCCAAATCATACCTTCCTGTTTGCGATTCCAGAAAGAAGCCTTACATGGGTCAACAATTCACGTCTGTAAATGACGCATATcagttttataaaaaatatggaTCTGCGTCGGGATTTGGAACTCGGTTGGGCTCAGCCAAAAAAGGGAAACATGGTCAAATATTGTATAGATATTTTATCTGTACAAGGGAGGGCTATAAACCGGAGTCCCAAAAAGATGTAACTGAATCAAGCACACGAAAAACCAAGAGGCGACGGAAGCCGTCTACCAGAAACAGTTGTAAGGCTACTATTAAGGTCAACTTACGAGACGAAGACGGTAAATACGTTGTAACTCGGTTTGACGAATCACACAACCATGAGCTTGTAAGTGAGGAATGTCGTCCTTTTATGAAGCAAAATCGTAAAATTGATCAGTCACACCAAATGATTATGTTGAGGTGTGCCAAGGCTAACATTGGATCGATGAGGGCATTCCGTATTTTTAAAGAGTTGGTTGGAGGTTATGATGATGTTGGTTGTACGAGCAAGGACTTTAAAAACTTATCATACGACATTAATTCTCATGCCGATGGGTTTGATGCACAGCTACTTCTCGATAGGTTCATCAGCAAACGTGATTGTGACGATGGTTTCAAGTGCGAATACTTGACCGATGAGTTTGATAAGGTGAAGAGTTTATTTTGGTGTGACTCTATTGGCGTGCAAAACTACTCCGTGTTTGGTGATGCTGTATCATTTGATGCTACATACTCAACAAACAG CAAGATTCACGACGTGGTGTGGTCAGATTTTGAGAAAAAGTGGGCCGAAGTCTTAGATGAGTATGAGTTGGAAGATCACACGTGGTTTCAAGATATGTTCTCGAAGCGTACATATTGGATACCAGCATATTTCCGCGAACTAAGCATGAGTGGTTTGTTTAGAACCACATCGTTGTCGGAAAGTGAGAATAGCTTTTTTCGCAAATATTTTAATCATACTTCAAACCTGGCAGCTTTCTACATCCACTTTGAAAGTGCAATGGACGCCCAACGACAAACTTTCAAACAATTGTGTATGGTTGATCAGACGACAGTGCCGCAGTTGAAGACAAACTCTCCATTGGAACGGCACACCGCCGTTATCTACACTAGGAATAAATTCCTAGAAGTTCAGATTGAGATTATGGAGGGTGTTAACCGTTGCTGCATAAAGACTATGGACACTGACGATGAAGAGCATAGGTACGCTATAGATGATAGATCAAATGGTGTATTTCATGTTGTTCATATTATGTCTGAAGACACCATTACATGTTCCTGTAAGCATTTCGTCAAGTCGGGCCTTCCGTGCAGGCACATGTTCGCTGTAATGCGTAACATGGGGCTGAAAGCCATCCCATCCAAGTACATTGTCCATAAATGGCTTAAGGTTGCTAGTGCAGGCGTTTTATCGTGTCTGAACACGAAATCACGCAATAAGTCATTATTGGCTGAGGCATTCCGATGTATTGGTATTGCTGATGGGAATGATGCTTTAACTGATTCCCTCTTTGAACAATTAAGACTTTGGGCAGACACCCATTCTAAGGATGTACCTGAGCCATCGACAGCAGCCGGGAAGGAAAGAATGTTTGAAATATTCTATGGGTCCAAGCTCCCCACTGTAGTTAATGTTCATCCACCCGACGCTGTTAGAACAAAGGGCAGTGGTAAGAGGTTGAAGTCAAGATTTGAGGTAGAGGCTGAGAAAGCAAAGAAACCCAAAAGAATGTGCAAGAAGTGTGGTCGCCAGTGCTCGACATGA
- the LOC130990339 gene encoding uncharacterized protein LOC130990339 isoform X3, whose amino-acid sequence MARTKNATAARANARKRKANEIGGSSGDIPIQQPDNIVVSDAPLSPVAMAKKIRKEKRQASLENYKQLQVRPAEDYPSLFTRSTPCVMYKAVREMSDLQHFAVAQMGFDHLLELLVKDMPGKLNYWLLDRFNYKRCEIQLSCGTKIPVTADDVYRVFGFPNGGKEMPLLNRDDTTPLLEQWRAFFPNTNPRNIKINELKDVMLSCEDGGRWFKIHFMLMVAHCLIESTANGCVFPRIIGCLEDLDTVRDWNWCEYVIDSLIRNKKDWEINTAQYYVGPTLFLTVFYVDRVRWANNKICRKFPLFMNWDSKKLRDRESNEIASSSFGDGIVLDPIIVEEPLLSASAKLGKKLELYLRTRDEIFQMINSAKDELLVDEDFKMKLEETRTHLISPPYLLTSFPVDRVKIPDENVDEVIESPKKTIDIDDEFWSDPEVERSCEEIIKKTCAQNTVSADGPSFSLGLTQYMRDDSTVPGVTGEQSTVCRVMDIL is encoded by the exons ATGGCGAGGACGAAGAATGCAACGGCAGCGCGAG CCAATGCTCGTAAGAGGAAAGCAAATGAAATCGGGGGCTCGTCAGGTGATATACCAATCCAGCAGCCCGATAATATCGTAGTGTCTGATGCGCCACTGTCGCCTGTTGCCATGGCGAAAAAAATTCGTAAAGAAAAACGCCAGGCTTCCTTAGAGAACTACAAACAGTTGCAAGTTCGGCCTGCTGAGGACTACCCGTCTCTTTTCACAAGAAGCACCCCATGTGTCATGTATAAGGCTGTCAGGGAGATGAGTGATCTTCAACACTTTGCTGTTGCGCAGATGGGTTTCGATCATCTGTTGGAACTATTAGTTAAGGATATGCCGGGGAAGCTTAACTACTGGTTGTTAGATCGATTCAACTATAAGAGGTGTGAGATTCAGCTTTCGTGCGGAACCAAAATACCAGTCACTGCAGATGATGTTTATAGGGTATTTGGGTTCCCCAACGGGGGGAAGGAGATGCCACTGCTAAATAGGGATGATACTACTCCGTTGTTGGAGCAATGGAGGGCATTCTTTCCAAACACAAATCCGAGGAACATTAAGATAAACGAGCTTAAAGATGTCATGCTTTCATGTGAAGATGGAGGGAGGTGgttcaaaatacatttcatGTTGATGGTTGCGCACTGCCTTATCGAAAGCACAGCTAATGGGTGCGTATTTCCAAGAATAATTGGTTGCCTTGAAGATCTGGACACAGTTAGAGATTGGAATTGGTGTGAGTATGTAATTGATTCGTTGATTAGGAACAAGAAGGACTGGGAGATTAATACGGCACAGTATTACGTTGGACCCACATTATTCCTGACG GTGTTTTATGTAGATAGGGTCCGTTGGGCAAACAATAAGATTTGCAGGAAATTTCCATTATTTATGAATTGGGATTCAAAGAAATTGCGTGACAGGGAATCGAATGAGATTGCATCCAGTTCGTTTGGAGATGGAATCGTGTTGGATCCTATAATTGTGGAGGAGCCGTTACTGTCTGCCTCGGCTAAGTTGGGCAAGAAGTTGGAGTTGTATTTGAGGACAAGAGATGAAATCTTCCAAATGATCAATTCGGCTAAGGATGAACTCTTAGTGGATGAGGACTTCAAGATGAAGTTAGAGGAGACAAGAACTCATCTAATATCACCACCGTATCTGCTCACATCTTTTCCGGTTGACAGGGTGAAGATTCCAGATGAGAATGTTGATGAGGTGATCGAATCGCCAAAGAAGACAATTGACATTGATGATGAATTCTGGTCTGATCCCGAAGTGGAGAGATCGTGCGAGGAGATAATTAAAAAGACTTGTGCCCAAAATACGGTTAGTGCTGATGGTCCTTCGTTCAGCCTTGGACTAACACAATACATGAGGGATGACTCAACGGTTCCGGGAGTAACTGGAGAACAATCTACTGTTTGTCGG GTGATGGACATATTGTAG
- the LOC130990337 gene encoding aspartyl protease APCB1, producing the protein MADDTNEPSPQLTGIVIITLPPPDNPSLGKTITAYTLSDNQISSTSQSLHPPNDPSPSPPPQSSRQSLSSLRSFSHRSPRTILPILGIALIALYVWSSVSQEEFFRLRDHVENYDDDDDDDNQKNKSRSTFILPLYRKPYGGNGDLPDVELKLGRIRALKEVDSAMRARKISKKSVSAASKIDSASVIPVGGNIYLEGMYYTYLHFGNPPRPYFLDIDTGSDLTWIQCDAPCTSCAKGAHPFYKPVKDKIILPKDSYCLEIRKNQMSNHCDSCLQCDYEIEYADNSSSMGVLARDEVFLNIANGSLAKSKVVFGCAYDQQGLLLNALGKTDGILSLSRAKISLPSQLASQGIIKNVIGHCLATDTGSGGYLFFGDDIVPQSQMAWVPMLQSFDSNSYQTEIVKVNYGSRQIELGDVKGRQRNIIFDTGSSYSYFPEEAYNNLVALLNDISGESLVLDTSDTSLPICWRSKSPLRSVKDVKTLFKPLNLHFRSKWWILSRKLQIPPEGYLVINSKGNVCLGILNGRKVHDGSNFILGDISLQGLLFVYDNVNDKIGWVRSDCARPRRFETSNSFS; encoded by the exons ATGGCGGACGACACTAATGAGCCCTCCCCTCAGCTCACAGGCATAGTCATAATCACTCTGCCCCCGCCCGACAACCCTTCTTTGGGTAAAACCATCACTGCCTACACTCTCTCCGATAATCAAATTTCCTCAACTTCACAATCACTTCATCCACCAAACGATCCGTCTCCGTCCCCGCCGCCTCAGAGTAGTCGTCAATCTCTGTCTTCGTTGAGGAGTTTCAGCCACCGCAGCCCAAGGACTATTCTGCCGATTCTAGGCATCGCTTTGATCGCCTTGTACGTTTGGAGCTCAGTCTCTCAAGAAGAATTCTTTCGGTTGCGCGATCATGTTGAgaattatgatgatgatgatgatgacgatAATCAGAAAAACAAGTCGCGGAGTACATTTATTTTGCCGTTGTATCGGAAGCCTTATGGAGGCAACGGTGATTTACCAGATGTCGAGCTGAAATTGGGAAGAATTAGGGCTTTGAAGGAAGTTGATAGTGCGATGCGTGCTCGGAAGATTAGCAAGAAATCAGTGTCTGCTGCTTCCAAGATTGACTCTGCTAGTGTTATACCTGTGGGAGGTAACATTTATCTCGAAGG GATGTATTATACATACTTGCATTTTGGGAATCCTCCGAGACCTTACTTTCTTGATATAGATACTGGGAGTGACTTAACATGGATTCAATGCGATGCTCCGTGCACTAGTTGTGCCAAG GGAGCTCATCCTTTCTACAAGCCAGTGAAAGATAAGATTATTCTGCCTAAGGATTCTTACTGCCTTGAAATTCGAAAAAACCAAATGAGCAATCACTGTGACTCTTGCCTCCAGTGCGATTATGAAATAGAATATGCCGATAACAGCTCCTCCATGGGAGTGCTTGCCAGGGATGAGGTTTTTCTAAACATTGCAAATGGTTCTTTGGCCAAGTCAAAAGTTGTTTTCGG TTGCGCATATGACCAGCAAGGTTTACTTTTGAACGCATTGGGAAAGACAGATGGAATTCTCAGTCTTAGCAGAGCGAAAATCAGTCTGCCTTCTCAGTTGGCAAGTCAAGGAATCATTAAAAATGTCATTGGACACTGCCTTGCTACTGACACTGGCAGTGGCGGTTACTTGTTCTTTGGTGATGACATTGTGCCTCAATCGCAAATGGCATGGGTACCTATGCTTCAGAGCTTTGATTC GAACTCTTATCAGACAGAAATTGTGAAAGTAAACTATGGAAGCAGACAAATTGAGTTGGGTGATGTTAAGGGCAGACaaagaaatataatttttgatACTGGCAGCTCCTATTCATACTTCCCAGAAGAAGCGTACAACAATCTTGTTGCTTTA CTTAACGACATTTCCGGCGAAAGCCTTGTCCTTGACACATCAGATACTTCGTTACCCATTTGTTGGCGTTCGAAATCCCCTTTAAG ATCCGTGAAGGATGTCAAAACGTTATTCAAACCTCTAAACCTTCATTTTAGAAGCAAATGGTGGATCCTTTCCAGAAAGCTTCAAATACCTCCTGAGGGCTACTTGGTGATCAAT AGCAAGGGTAATGTCTGCTTGGGCATCCTTAATGGAAGAAAAGTACACGACGGGTCCAATTTTATACTTGGAG ATATATCGCTACAAGGTCTGCTAtttgtgtatgacaatgtgaacgATAAAATTGGGTGGGTTCGATCAGATTGTGCCAGGCCACGAAGATTTGAGACAAGCAATTCTTTTTCCTAA
- the LOC130990339 gene encoding uncharacterized protein LOC130990339 isoform X1, with translation MARTKNATAARGKSKEVSKDKQIHENPKTGVTNCQATKVHTKNKGKGVLQSSGSEADVTNFEVRTKHKNDPLMVELKRAVFAANARKRKANEIGGSSGDIPIQQPDNIVVSDAPLSPVAMAKKIRKEKRQASLENYKQLQVRPAEDYPSLFTRSTPCVMYKAVREMSDLQHFAVAQMGFDHLLELLVKDMPGKLNYWLLDRFNYKRCEIQLSCGTKIPVTADDVYRVFGFPNGGKEMPLLNRDDTTPLLEQWRAFFPNTNPRNIKINELKDVMLSCEDGGRWFKIHFMLMVAHCLIESTANGCVFPRIIGCLEDLDTVRDWNWCEYVIDSLIRNKKDWEINTAQYYVGPTLFLTVFYVDRVRWANNKICRKFPLFMNWDSKKLRDRESNEIASSSFGDGIVLDPIIVEEPLLSASAKLGKKLELYLRTRDEIFQMINSAKDELLVDEDFKMKLEETRTHLISPPYLLTSFPVDRVKIPDENVDEVIESPKKTIDIDDEFWSDPEVERSCEEIIKKTCAQNTVSADGPSFSLGLTQYMRDDSTVPGVTGEQSTVCRVMDIL, from the exons ATGGCGAGGACGAAGAATGCAACGGCAGCGCGAG GCAAAAGCAAAGAAGTGAGTAAAGACAAACAAATCCATGAGAATCCCAAAACTGGAGTTACGAACTGCCAAGCAACTAAAG TTCATACGAAGAACAAGGGAAAAGGTGTGTTGCAAAGTTCTGGATCCGAAGCTGATGTAACGAATTTTGAAG TTCGTACAAAACATAAGAACGATCCTTTAATGGTTGAATTAAAAAGGGCTGTATTTGCAG CCAATGCTCGTAAGAGGAAAGCAAATGAAATCGGGGGCTCGTCAGGTGATATACCAATCCAGCAGCCCGATAATATCGTAGTGTCTGATGCGCCACTGTCGCCTGTTGCCATGGCGAAAAAAATTCGTAAAGAAAAACGCCAGGCTTCCTTAGAGAACTACAAACAGTTGCAAGTTCGGCCTGCTGAGGACTACCCGTCTCTTTTCACAAGAAGCACCCCATGTGTCATGTATAAGGCTGTCAGGGAGATGAGTGATCTTCAACACTTTGCTGTTGCGCAGATGGGTTTCGATCATCTGTTGGAACTATTAGTTAAGGATATGCCGGGGAAGCTTAACTACTGGTTGTTAGATCGATTCAACTATAAGAGGTGTGAGATTCAGCTTTCGTGCGGAACCAAAATACCAGTCACTGCAGATGATGTTTATAGGGTATTTGGGTTCCCCAACGGGGGGAAGGAGATGCCACTGCTAAATAGGGATGATACTACTCCGTTGTTGGAGCAATGGAGGGCATTCTTTCCAAACACAAATCCGAGGAACATTAAGATAAACGAGCTTAAAGATGTCATGCTTTCATGTGAAGATGGAGGGAGGTGgttcaaaatacatttcatGTTGATGGTTGCGCACTGCCTTATCGAAAGCACAGCTAATGGGTGCGTATTTCCAAGAATAATTGGTTGCCTTGAAGATCTGGACACAGTTAGAGATTGGAATTGGTGTGAGTATGTAATTGATTCGTTGATTAGGAACAAGAAGGACTGGGAGATTAATACGGCACAGTATTACGTTGGACCCACATTATTCCTGACG GTGTTTTATGTAGATAGGGTCCGTTGGGCAAACAATAAGATTTGCAGGAAATTTCCATTATTTATGAATTGGGATTCAAAGAAATTGCGTGACAGGGAATCGAATGAGATTGCATCCAGTTCGTTTGGAGATGGAATCGTGTTGGATCCTATAATTGTGGAGGAGCCGTTACTGTCTGCCTCGGCTAAGTTGGGCAAGAAGTTGGAGTTGTATTTGAGGACAAGAGATGAAATCTTCCAAATGATCAATTCGGCTAAGGATGAACTCTTAGTGGATGAGGACTTCAAGATGAAGTTAGAGGAGACAAGAACTCATCTAATATCACCACCGTATCTGCTCACATCTTTTCCGGTTGACAGGGTGAAGATTCCAGATGAGAATGTTGATGAGGTGATCGAATCGCCAAAGAAGACAATTGACATTGATGATGAATTCTGGTCTGATCCCGAAGTGGAGAGATCGTGCGAGGAGATAATTAAAAAGACTTGTGCCCAAAATACGGTTAGTGCTGATGGTCCTTCGTTCAGCCTTGGACTAACACAATACATGAGGGATGACTCAACGGTTCCGGGAGTAACTGGAGAACAATCTACTGTTTGTCGG GTGATGGACATATTGTAG
- the LOC130990339 gene encoding uncharacterized protein LOC130990339 isoform X2: MARTKNATAARGKSKEVSKDKQIHENPKTGVTNCQATKVHTKNKGKGVLQSSGSEADVTNFEANARKRKANEIGGSSGDIPIQQPDNIVVSDAPLSPVAMAKKIRKEKRQASLENYKQLQVRPAEDYPSLFTRSTPCVMYKAVREMSDLQHFAVAQMGFDHLLELLVKDMPGKLNYWLLDRFNYKRCEIQLSCGTKIPVTADDVYRVFGFPNGGKEMPLLNRDDTTPLLEQWRAFFPNTNPRNIKINELKDVMLSCEDGGRWFKIHFMLMVAHCLIESTANGCVFPRIIGCLEDLDTVRDWNWCEYVIDSLIRNKKDWEINTAQYYVGPTLFLTVFYVDRVRWANNKICRKFPLFMNWDSKKLRDRESNEIASSSFGDGIVLDPIIVEEPLLSASAKLGKKLELYLRTRDEIFQMINSAKDELLVDEDFKMKLEETRTHLISPPYLLTSFPVDRVKIPDENVDEVIESPKKTIDIDDEFWSDPEVERSCEEIIKKTCAQNTVSADGPSFSLGLTQYMRDDSTVPGVTGEQSTVCRVMDIL; encoded by the exons ATGGCGAGGACGAAGAATGCAACGGCAGCGCGAG GCAAAAGCAAAGAAGTGAGTAAAGACAAACAAATCCATGAGAATCCCAAAACTGGAGTTACGAACTGCCAAGCAACTAAAG TTCATACGAAGAACAAGGGAAAAGGTGTGTTGCAAAGTTCTGGATCCGAAGCTGATGTAACGAATTTTGAAG CCAATGCTCGTAAGAGGAAAGCAAATGAAATCGGGGGCTCGTCAGGTGATATACCAATCCAGCAGCCCGATAATATCGTAGTGTCTGATGCGCCACTGTCGCCTGTTGCCATGGCGAAAAAAATTCGTAAAGAAAAACGCCAGGCTTCCTTAGAGAACTACAAACAGTTGCAAGTTCGGCCTGCTGAGGACTACCCGTCTCTTTTCACAAGAAGCACCCCATGTGTCATGTATAAGGCTGTCAGGGAGATGAGTGATCTTCAACACTTTGCTGTTGCGCAGATGGGTTTCGATCATCTGTTGGAACTATTAGTTAAGGATATGCCGGGGAAGCTTAACTACTGGTTGTTAGATCGATTCAACTATAAGAGGTGTGAGATTCAGCTTTCGTGCGGAACCAAAATACCAGTCACTGCAGATGATGTTTATAGGGTATTTGGGTTCCCCAACGGGGGGAAGGAGATGCCACTGCTAAATAGGGATGATACTACTCCGTTGTTGGAGCAATGGAGGGCATTCTTTCCAAACACAAATCCGAGGAACATTAAGATAAACGAGCTTAAAGATGTCATGCTTTCATGTGAAGATGGAGGGAGGTGgttcaaaatacatttcatGTTGATGGTTGCGCACTGCCTTATCGAAAGCACAGCTAATGGGTGCGTATTTCCAAGAATAATTGGTTGCCTTGAAGATCTGGACACAGTTAGAGATTGGAATTGGTGTGAGTATGTAATTGATTCGTTGATTAGGAACAAGAAGGACTGGGAGATTAATACGGCACAGTATTACGTTGGACCCACATTATTCCTGACG GTGTTTTATGTAGATAGGGTCCGTTGGGCAAACAATAAGATTTGCAGGAAATTTCCATTATTTATGAATTGGGATTCAAAGAAATTGCGTGACAGGGAATCGAATGAGATTGCATCCAGTTCGTTTGGAGATGGAATCGTGTTGGATCCTATAATTGTGGAGGAGCCGTTACTGTCTGCCTCGGCTAAGTTGGGCAAGAAGTTGGAGTTGTATTTGAGGACAAGAGATGAAATCTTCCAAATGATCAATTCGGCTAAGGATGAACTCTTAGTGGATGAGGACTTCAAGATGAAGTTAGAGGAGACAAGAACTCATCTAATATCACCACCGTATCTGCTCACATCTTTTCCGGTTGACAGGGTGAAGATTCCAGATGAGAATGTTGATGAGGTGATCGAATCGCCAAAGAAGACAATTGACATTGATGATGAATTCTGGTCTGATCCCGAAGTGGAGAGATCGTGCGAGGAGATAATTAAAAAGACTTGTGCCCAAAATACGGTTAGTGCTGATGGTCCTTCGTTCAGCCTTGGACTAACACAATACATGAGGGATGACTCAACGGTTCCGGGAGTAACTGGAGAACAATCTACTGTTTGTCGG GTGATGGACATATTGTAG